aagccaaaaactgcattttacccctatgttctatttttagccttggcggccatcttggttggttgaccgggtcacgccacacattttttaaactagataccctaaagatgattgtggccaagtttggattaatttggcccagtagtttcagaggagaagatttttgtaaaagattacttagatttatgaaaaatggttaaaaattgactataaagggcaataactcctaaaggggtcaactgaccatttcggtcatgttgacttatttgtaaatctaactttgccgaacattattgctgtttacagtttatctctatctataataatattcaagataataaccaaaaacagcaaaatttcctcaaaatgaccaattcagaggcagcaacccaacaacgggttgaccgattcatctgaaaatttcagggcagatagatcttgacctgataaacatatttacccctgtcagatttcctctaaatgctttgatttttgagttataagccaaaaactgcattttacccctatgttctatttttagccgtggcggccatcttggttggttgaccgggtcacgccacacattttttaaactagataccccaatgatgattgtgtccaagtttggttcaatttggcccagtagtttcagaggagaagatttttgtaaaagttaacgacgacggacgacggacgacggacgacgacggacgacgacgacggacgccggacgcaaagtgatgggaatagctcacttggcccttcgggccaggtgagctaaaaaaccttgaaaactttaatataaaaatagcaGTGAGAAAGCGCTTCCCAGAAGGTTCAACATTAATCAACAGAATATTTTCCAAAAACATGATACAAACCTATTTACAAGGAATGTTGTTTACATACTAATTGTACTATTGGACATTGTATCattgttttatcaaaaatagCACCCGTTCTTTAAATCGGGAACTATTTgataattaaatttgataaaattgttaACACTTTAAAAATGGGTAAGCGCAAGGCTGAATAAATACAAAATCTTAATGACTTGTTAAAGTTACTGAGTTCTtgataaaatcttttaaaacaatatgATTTGGGATACCATCTTTCATGTCATATTTTAACCATTTACGCATCCGTTATTTCAACGtctttattatttgatattattcTAGATGAAAAGTACATACGTTTGTCATGAAATGTGATGGGAAGTGTTGAGTTATAAACAGAAGGTAGGCGAATTAATTAACTGAAAAAATCTTactattatatattcaatttgcCTTAATAAAGACGCTTCTCTACAGTGGGATTTCCAAATAGAAAAGTCACTCTTCTCatgaaagagatagaaaaggtCCAAAAACAGGAGAGAAAATTTACGCATAAAAACCGATATGCATAgggatgaatatctcttaaaacacaaaaccattatctaacttttatacaaccactataaataaagtatatgttaaagctaaatttgttaatatatgacttttttttattgccaaacatgctgttaattgaaaaacctattgttcaacataggggtgtgtaaaaaactgccagatttgactgcatatttttctttttaaaaaaaaaaatatatatatatcaaaccttaataatgTAGCTTTCTGAGTATCCAATTTTTAACATGTTCCGAAATGTAGTTTCgtcacaagaatttttcaaagttctgtcattttgtctatatgaatgtcggtaaattcgtatgatcgagcacaccgacaagtatatcgttgggacaactcgatataatgtaatcaatatacgtgaAAGATTACCTAATGTGAAGTTTATCAAAGTCATCATCACATAATTGATCAACACATTATGTTTGAACAACATGAGTCCTACAATATAAGAttttaaaggtgcatatcatttacattcaacgtttttattggatttttttttactacaatgtgTGTAACCTCAAGGTTCAacgttgatagtaaaaaaaaaatcccagaaaatttttgaatgatattgtaaatgatatgaaccttcgaattcttataatatcggaatagaaaatatgtgatcCGAATTAACCATGCACGTGTGTTACAGAAGATTATGCACTTTTATGATGTACAGGGGAGGGGGTAagggtttttcttaaacaatattatgatccCAAATTTAATGAATTTTGTTGGCAATACTTTAATATAAACACTACATATAGCAAAGTATATGTTAAatctcaatgtattattattaggaaaaatgtttgactcggtaaaaaaaaatcttcccccTCCCCCCGTATTGCATGTAATGGTTGAAACCTAAGGGGTTCGCACTAACTGCCtaaagggggcccgctccagtcttgaatcagtgattttgtttacaataaacaaaatattgtctcacACTGAAAGGGGCAGCCGGGCAACCTGCACAGCCCAGCTTgtcaaaacaactaagatttacaaaacattacCAACAAAAACCTTCAGTTGGGCAATATTACTGGAATCTGATTATCTttactgataaataatgcaacactaatgacacaattaagttttggaatgattttattcacaaagaatgtttctcattGGTATACATTTCTATGCTCTTGTCTTTTCGGAGTtaatattggaaattaaaaattgctgCATGAAATAGACTAGCTCCACATTCCTATGCATATGATTGCCATATGTAcgagaatcattccataaaacatcCGTTTGATATCCTTTCAATACCAGACACTGTCTAGTGGTTTTTCTGCCACAATTACAAGGAAAACCTGGCTAAACTTGTACTAAATCAAACACTTGAATCTTACATCGCTATTGATGTTAAGCAATTAGTTAAAAGGGCCATCCGGAACTGTTGGGTTTTATGACAGTCTTCCTTCCATATAGACCATcgctgcaaaataatttgaacattcaattagatgattataatattatttggcaatCCAAAGAGAACCTGAAAACATTAGACCACAATGAACAGAGACCCCCAAAAAAGCCAATTTTACTTTACAAGGAAATTGAAAAAGTAGTTAGTTGCATGTCAAATCATCTTTTGGCTGTcgacaacaaataaataaaatctaaatttggTAGCattccccccccttttttaactgaatttgttcaaggtatggtggttttaccccttttcagatttcagtatgtcatgttgtatatcttttataaattagatgaatttctagcaagtttctatgatattctttatcatttgacaaaatactatgcatctgaattaaattgtttactatttgaaaaagcgcgccttcttttactttaatttacttccctttatttcacatagcaacacaaattaaaaactgccaatctttgctgcatatcaattttttccaccgataaaaatatatatcatgcaacataatcaactttacaaattgggAGAAAATCAAGGTGTTCCGACCATGCATTggatagtatttaaaaaaaataatgaaaggatGGCATGATTACAAGTTTGAACCCTAACGACACTGAAAATCAAAAATGCACGCATTTACCTATCATATGATGATACAATGAGGTGATAAacttaacaataaatattttacctGATTCGTAATCATATTCACATTATGTTGACACATCTTAGTTCGTTTGTGCTAGCTCATTTTTAACAAGCTAAACAATTACAGCATCGTCCGTTTTTCTTTACCGATTACCTCTAGTCAGAAGAGCGCACTGTTTACATGGGAGGTAATATTTTGTCACCAGTTCGCCCATTTTCTATACTTGCGTCACATACCTTTTAGTAATTGAGATTCCCTCAACCCGTTCCAAATTATATATCATTCTCGATCTAATATGTGTTTGCAGACCTTCGATATTAAGAAGAGTTAAGTGCTTATGCGAATGTTTTAAAAGgagtcttttttttctaaaaatgaaagCTCTGGTAAAAACAATTTCTATGACAATCTTCCCAATACATGCTATATTCTCATTACGAATCGGGGTGCAATAGTTGATTTGACAGTAACTCATTTTGGCTTTGAATGTTCCTTAATAGGGTCGGTTCAGATATGCTCATCCAATGTAGCAAAGTTAATGTTCTTGTGTGTCCACAACTACTACACAAACGGAATAAACAAAGATCAACAAACGTGAAATACAACATTGAAAAGGCGTTCACATGCTTCATTGAGAGACTGTGCCGTCAGACAGCGAGGGCCACATGCATCATCCATGACCCATATTTCACGATTTAGTGACTAAACGGCGTTCGGTTCAATTCTCAACAGTTATATCTATATAAGGGTATCCTAAAGAATTATAATTCTTAATTTCTATCAAATTCATCATACCGCTGCATTACAAATGCTTTAACTCCATTACTAATATCATAGCCAAAAGTTTGAAAGTCaaagatattcaaattttgagaTACAAACCCAAAAGGACTCAAGTAGAAGAAAGTATCTTTACCCGCGCGTAAATGTCACAGGGAGGTAAGACATCAACCTATcgttatatatatagatatgggataatttactttaaaaaaaatatggcagtCTCATCAAATATGAAGTAATAATAAATGTCCATAGAAGGGTGAATAAAAAATTCCCATAAGTGTTTTTAATGACAAGCTTTCACACCATTAATGATGACGAATAAATCGTTTTTTACttcatttagatttttcgttTTCAGGAGCAGCAACCATGTTTTCACCTAAAAGTAATTTTCTTGATATAGAGGATGACTGGGTGTGTCCATGCAAACTAAAGCAGCAAGGCAGGGTTGGAAAAGCAACGTATAAATTTATGAATGGCATGTCCCGGTACAAATTTCTAATAGATAGTGAATTTGTCCCTGGAGTGACTGGTGGACGAATCTTACCAACTGAAGACTTAGTATTAGTAAACTTTAATGAACAACTTTTAACAATACACTGTGAGAATGGTGAAGTGAAAAGATCCCTCAAACTTCTAGGTCATCCTTGGGACGTGGCATTGTACGGGGAAGATTGTGCGGTAGTGTCTTTTAACGACTTGCAGAAGTTACACGTTATTGATTTAAATGATCTGAACTTAATAAGTGAAATCGATGTCCCTAAATCGTGCTATGGTGTTTGGTGCTTGGGTAATACATGTTTTGCGACGTGTGGTAAAATTCTACACCGAATTGATATGGAGACCAAAAAAGATAGGCCCTTAAAACTAGAAGGGGAAGGgatttttaacatatttgttgACGATAATAGAATTTATTATACTGACTATTATAGCCTTCATTGCTTAAACCACAATGGACAAGAAGTATTTGTTTACAAACATGATAAACTCAGCTGGCCACGAGGCATTGCCGTAGACACGAAAGGTTACATTTATGTGGCAGGGTACAAGTCGAACAACATTCACAAACTCACGATGGATGGCagattattcaaaatattgataacaaaAGATGAAGGCATTGAAAGACCATCGTTTTTGCATTTTGAATGCCACCAACGAAAACTGTTAGTGGCTATTGACGAAGGACGAGcagtttttcaatttaaagtatAATTACAGCACTATGTCTGTGGGTGCTTAACactttatatctatatatctaatgaaatgtatatacaactcgtctaaacatcaacccaacaatgttagatctgtaaatttgctttcgcaaatttttggttcttccctcgccgggattcgaacccatgctactgtgatatcgtgacaccaaatcgcctgcactgcagccgtcccgctagaccacacgaccacctgggctctcaaaaaaagagctttcgctggccatgtgttacctttccacgtcagttttaatctagcggcgtactacagtacatgatatataaggcatgaagatgttattgttacagatcagctaaattgtctaatgaaatgtatatattatctttagttttttttcatataagagaaaacttctttaatgtttttttttactattacaAAGTTCACATAGAATAACGTGTGTGCATTTTGAACTCGCCTGCAAAAAACGTAGACAAAAAGTAaggtaaactcatcatagataccaggaataaatttagtatatacgccagatgcgcgtttcgtctacaaaagactcatcagtgacgctcgaatccaaaaaagttaaaaaggccaaataaagtacgaagttgaagagcaaagaggaccaaaattcctaacagttttgccaaatacagttaatgtaatctatgtctgaggtagaaaaaccttagatACGTTTATTAATTGCATACTAGAGTATTGGCATTGGCTAAGGTTAACAATGATCGACTCATTGGTGTACGCTCCAAcgccctcaggcaaagttgatcTTAGATGGGCTTGACTATCATTTAAGACCTCCTTTTGTCACTTAGCTCTATAGTTCTTATGTACCCTTGGCTATCAAATATTTGGTTTTGGTTGTCCTAATATGGTAATATCCAGGAAAACGGTTCGGACACATTTAAATTACAAGGCGTTTTTCAGTGTTATCCAGTGTAGTTGTGCATATTCTATATATATCCAACATTTCAGCATGTGAAGGTTAACTTAGATTATGTCTgagatatttcattttaatattatattttctaCTTGAAAAACAACATTCCATGCAATAATACTACCCTTAAAAAGTATGTCACTTTAATTGACATACAGTGCACATTACTCTacacaataatattaaaaacaaaataaatatatcttgTACTAGTAATTGTAATTAACCTAACTTaataaacttgaaaattaaaatagGGAACATTTCACAGGGACAACAACACTACCAAGGAgcaaaaaacagcagaaggctaccatgcaatgggtcttcaacatagcgAGAAAATCACGCACCCGGAGGCCGGTCCACTTGGCCACTAAGCACAACACATGACCTCAGTTCAAGGCTATTAATGCCTATTtgacatttatatattataaacttACTGACAGTATAATAACGGGAAAAAATGGTCAAAGTTGtagttgtttttgaaaatattgtgAAATCAGTCAAAAAATACGATCATGTATGCATTCTATCAAGACAGAGggtttaattgtatattttttttactctcaTAGAACTTAACAAAGTATAACTGTCGACTGTTATACTAATTGTTCTGGTATGTGGTAGTGTTGTACTTCTGTCACGGAGTGTCAATTCAGGTATTTTAACGTTACCATAAACTGGGTGGTTTGACTAGCcatcaaaccaggttcaacccaccatttcttttctgaaaatgtcctgtaacaagtcaggaatataacagtagTTTCGTTTCTATGAACTTTGGCGTTTGTTTTTGCTGCACTTTTGTGTTAGTGTTGTTTTCCTGTTTTccgttttcctcttatagttgatgtgttcacTTCATTTTAGTTTTAACCCTGATTTATCTTTTCTCAATCGGTTAAGGACTTTTAAACACCGGTAAAGTGTTATTGTCATTATTTGATGGTTTGGAGATACAACACATGAGGTAAGCAAAAACATGTACTTGCTAACTCATCATTCCTTTGGTGTTTTGTATCTATAGAGGATCGATGAACTTCATAATCATCAAACTCCCAATATGTCATATTGTACGAATAGCTTTCATAATCTTCACatagaaataataaatacataagAAATTAACGTAGTCAACGTACGTTTAGGAAGTACActactaattcatggtcccattactttctatgttaaattcctccatttcaaccaggcacacctctttcattttaagttcaaataaagtggcaatcattgcatgtcaaagtaacactttatggtgtctgctactgaaaaaatcaacataccttacatggcatataagaaagaactggttcctggaacttcggatgtaccaaaacaggtacttcagatctgacaaacagaccaaatataccctctttttaaaatttgctgcagtttttttaaatatttcaaatttaaagtccaaaagtgttctacaatgatcaccagtccttcagctttcatttgatgccaaaaatacctaaataccttacatattttgaaagttacactcatgtgtaggaactattttgcgttaaatatgtactactttctggtatgtgctttctggccgggcccgaataagtggtgttacacctttagccaaaaaaaaatgctgttaatTTTCAAGTAATAGTTCTCCATTACCTCAGGAAATCCTGAATTAAAATTGATTTAAGTTATTGTACCATCATTTATTTGGAAAGTATGTATCTTTTTTTCTAGAACAAGTTTTATTTTCCGAAagaattattctttttaaatgaattattttctAAAAGGAAATATTCTCAATTTAAGATAAGGCACAATATGAAAATTCGGCAGTTGAAAATTTAACATGTAGAAACCGGCCAATAATAAACAGTTCCTTAAAGTATTCTGCAACATTTGAACATATTCAAGTCAACCAAGCTTTTATCTATGAAGCCTTTGTAAAACACATTGGCACAAGAGCTCAGCATAAGATTTGAAAGATTATCACATTCTGTGTACACTAGTATGTAAACAATTTGATTGTTCTGGTTAACGATTTTGTTTCTTCAGTACGGATGACAATAATCCTGAAagcataaaaaaaatactttaaccaTGTGAGTGTACTAAAAGAAAGTTTGTGTCGCATGGGTCCCAGATTTAAAggcaataaataaaaaatcataattttctaAATTAATATGATAAttagaaaatattacaaataagacaactatctgTCAAAGACCAAACGGCGGGAATTTACACAACAAAATGTCACatgtgcggccttcaacaacgaacaaTAATACTCCAACTTCTTCCAGTTTTATggtttatttttgatttgttttgcaaCAGCCGATGATATTGaaaatctctaaaaaaaaaaaacggcaaaattaaCTGGAATGTTACTTTTATGGATTTCAAATACCTTGTTACTAGATATTTGTGCTATGTCAGTAAATGTTATTCATAAATTTTGAgttataacccggatttgtttttttctcaaccgATTTATCAATTTCGAACAGCGaaatactactgttacctttatatATAAGAGACTGCTTCGATGAAATTTTAtggattttgaaaaataaatccaTATGATCATCGGGAATGTACAAATGGACAATCATGGGTAAATTCAAATTGAATTAGTAAATCTAAATTCTTCTGACTTGTGTGTTACATTGCTTTCAAAACTTGAACCTTTTAAAGATAGAACAACTTATGATGATTTTGCATTTCATATGTTATCATAACCTTTTGTCTTAGTTGTCATGACGTTTTTCACCCCAACTGCAGTATGAAATAATCTTTCGTGCATCAACTCCCGAACACCAAATGCAATGGTACAGCCAAACATTGTTAACAAACCCAGATATCCAATACGCTttccatatcttcttttttttttatctgccaaAACAAAATGGGAAAGATATATATCTTAACAATCAATATCATTTTTTGTGAAAACAATTATTCCTTCTTCCTGAACCATACTCTTGATGACGTAAAGCCAAATACTCGTTTTGGGTCAAATTCAAACAGGTTCTTGTAAAATATttgaacatttgttttatatattttgctgCAATTCATTTTACATTGAAACACTATGACAGATGCATATTTTAACCAGTATTTGAGTATTTAAGTTTATCAAATTTGCCTCTAGACATAAACATGACAAGGCAATAACACTCAATCATTTATAAAAAGTGTACTTTTTTATCAACTATATTGGgttaattaaggaataacagtactgtagttgaagagttgccaccgtcaatttgacggtcgcaaatgcagttttactggcgacgcgtagcggagacagtaaaacggagatttgcgatATTGATGGTGGCAACTCTTCAAtaacagtactgttattccgattctaatgcataataaaaagaaaaaatacgataaaacttgaaaaaaatttctaaatatgtcaaataaaaaaaattcatgaacgattttggcacaaagacgtcatggcttaacgtgacgtcatacaaatgaaaacttagaAACTGGAcgttattacgttacctgtacgcttcaaattcggataaaattaaatttaaacggagaattcgaggtaggtgttgttttattttcgattatatgGTAGTATtaaatcgaacatttgttgatacATCATTTtaaaatggcgggtccctccttagttacgccaggtcaactgtggatttgacggcaacttttagccaatgaaaaaaaatgttacatctaaattgcattagaataagtATTCTAAGTTATCTAAAAAATAGTTACACTTTTAGAACATGTTTCTTATATCTGATTATCCATTATGGTATTTGAAGTACAAATAAgtaaaaacaataacaatgacTCTCCCAAACTGTAAAAAAAACCTGAATGCATCTTTAGTTACAACATTGATGCGTTTTATCAATTActgttttcttattttgatttCTGTAATGACGTTTATCTAAGACCAAAGTTTTCTGCTCTTAAATTAAtgccatttattttattttattgcaatacgtgtataacatatttatgaaaacagtAACTTTGTATGACGAGTCTGATATGTTCAGAAACCTGACTATAACGAATGGTTATCAATTCATAACTGATCAATGAATGCGAAATCGGCACttgttaaattttgtttacaacgTATACGGCAACATCAAAAAGATCTGAGCTAAGCTTTATATATCGTCTTTTAGTAGCCATTTTTGACATTCACCATACCATCACTACAGTAACCATATACATAAGCCACTTGTCCCACAATCCATACACAACCAGCTGAAGCACATAATTTCTGAAATAAGATGGTAAAATGTAGGAACTATATATTATCTAGCATTCAATACAATTGTGGGAAAGGGATGCGCCTACTGTATCAGACTTGTAAAAAGATAAGATTTCAAACACAACATAAATGTGattataaatttatcactttCTTAACATTGGCATCATCAACAGTATCCATGAAACCTTATGTTCAGAGCTTTAATGGATATACACAAATATTATGTGGACAGGAAGGGAAAGATCACCTTGGctattaaaaaaacttaaattttaagTCAGACATTTAAGAAGATAAAAAATCAGGTATGTTCTCATTTACTGTGAGAACATCTAATTGCTTTATATAAAGATAGACCTTATTGAACAGCAACTATAGTTTGAAATAAGTAAATACAATACTGAAAGGAACTAAGGAATCTGAGATTATCACACactttttagattttaaattttagatttattttttttatatacaaaagccTGTTACAAATAGGAGCATTTGCCGGAGTTGAATTTTATAAACAATctatattaaaaagtacataatgttgtttaatgtttttaatcaacttaCGGGGTGCTGTAAACCTCCAACAAACAATACCATCAGGAATACAGGATACCCCTCCaatctttaaaataatatattatattcaagataaaacattatatatatattgattttagaTCCTAGGAATACACAAACGCCTCTATGCTCAGAATCCGATGGAGAGACCATTTACCATATTTGGTAGGATTGTGAAGCGTCTTGCTCTCTAATCCGTGGTATATCGTATGACCAAATGTGTGagtattgttaaaattgaactttgtgaAACAATTGTTTCGTAGAATATTTTGTAGAAGGCTAACATACTCTGTTCGATTATTTGAATGTTTTGCGTCATGATGAGTGGCCAAATTTATATTGTTATCTTGATTTGAATGTTTTCTGGCGATATGAGTCAAACCACAACATCACATTATGACGCTAGCTATTGGCCTTAAGTGGCGAATTATGGCAAATTTAAGCGAGTTTCAATATTATATGGACAAAGAATAATGTATGTAAGAATGTTTAAAATCAGCTTTCAATTTATCATAGGAATAAATTATCCAGAAATGTTGATTTGTTTTACTTACGTTAACGTTTACCCTTGTTTAAAACATGATATATAAGCGGATAAAAGTTACACAAAAAGGAAAATAGGAGAAATTGTCAGCGATACATAATTTCCAAAATACTATTACTGAAGTTACAaccttaaaataaaaacaacggTAATTTTTCATGTTACAAAATAGAGTAACCTGATTGAACAGcaattatatgttaaaaatagTATTTAACTAATACAATACTGAAAGGAACTAAGGAATCTTTATACATTTGAGATTATcacacaatttttaaattttagatttttttttatatacaaaagccTGTTACCAATAggagcatttttttaattgatatatatgtgTGATTTACAAAGTTCAATTGTAACAATACTCACACATTTGGTCATACGATATACCACGGATTAGAGATCATGACGCTTCACAATCCTACGGATCGGATTCTGAGCATAGAGGCGTCTGTGTATTTCATCTAACGTTTAGTGTGAGGATGTCATCTATATAACTTTTCATTCTtccaattgaaataaaaaaaaaacaaaaaaaaaaaaccgcctTATTTGACTAGTGGAATCAGACGGCAAGACTCGGAAAACAGTTAGTTCCCATAGGAATatcgattgtttgttgaaaaacgcACCACTAATATACGTTGCCAATCAAAACATCAATCATCTTAATTATATCAGTTTCAGataatattttgttgaagaaagcGTTTTAAAGATGATGTATGCCCACATAAAAATAAGATAAGCGAATctcatttgtaattattttacgAAAGGAAACAAGATAAACTCTTTCAATTTGGCTTTTACTTGGAATGGGAAAACTTGTGTGAAGAAATGAAAAGTCAAATATTCTCACATTATTGAAAGAGACAGAGAATTAGATTTTAcgtatatttggttttttttgcatGAACCCACCTCTGATTCCAACGATCCCTAGAGTAGATAGTTTCACaaacaaagaatataaaaaagaagatacgatatgattgacaatgagacaattctctagAAGAGCCCTTCCATtgctgataaaattgatgtttacgatttagaaagaggtttcgtgaagCACTTGGAAAACCAAGCAAAATAAGTTGGTAAGGACACTTATGTTCATTAGATCCAATACAATGAAGGTATATAGATCCTGTTCTTCATCTTTGTTTGAAATTCCATGGAACAGACAAACGATTATTCAGGATTACCTTCTTTTCTTGGTAACTGTTTTAATTGCCTATTATATCGGAATCCTTATTAATCGGACAGTGTTTACAAAACTAGAATAGctcttaaatttatttttttataattctaatgACGTAGAAGCTGAATGACTCTTTTTACTTTCAGTGGTATATAAAAAACATATTAAGGACGAGAAAATATCAACGTGATATTAATAaaaaccctgctttgtactaaaATTTAGACTGGAAAGGGggaatgtcaaagagacaaacaacCCGACTTTGGTCAATACCAGCCGAAgaccatcaatgggtcttcaactcaACGAGAAATCTCGCACTTGGGGAGGCCATCAGTTTGCCCTCTAAATCAAAA
The window above is part of the Mytilus edulis chromosome 6, xbMytEdul2.2, whole genome shotgun sequence genome. Proteins encoded here:
- the LOC139526084 gene encoding glutathione S-transferase 3, mitochondrial-like codes for the protein MVLFVGGLQHPKLCASAGCVWIVGQVAYVYGYCSDDKKKRRYGKRIGYLGLLTMFGCTIAFGVRELMHERLFHTAVGVKNVMTTKTKGLLSSVLKKQNR